One window of the Actinomyces wuliandei genome contains the following:
- a CDS encoding sulfite exporter TauE/SafE family protein encodes MPPPALPLPDLSPLSWTALVLAAALAGVAKTVLPGAAAIAVALCAALLPARESTGAMLLMLMTGDLVAVWSYRRDADVRMLLRLVPAVLAGVAAGAVFLRLATDSSTRRVIGAVLLLLIAVTLVQRYRQRAAAPLSTRGAADSASARLVYGTLAGFTTMVANAGGPVTSMYFLACRYPVKAFLGTTAWFFFVVNLVKLPFSVSIGLVNPTTVSLAAVTAPVVVVVALAGRRLAERMDQRVFEPLVITLTVVSALPLLL; translated from the coding sequence ATGCCGCCCCCAGCGCTACCTCTGCCCGACCTCAGCCCCCTGTCCTGGACCGCGCTTGTCCTGGCAGCCGCGCTGGCCGGGGTCGCCAAGACCGTGCTGCCCGGCGCGGCCGCCATTGCTGTCGCCCTGTGCGCCGCGCTGCTGCCCGCCAGGGAGTCCACCGGGGCGATGCTGCTCATGCTCATGACCGGCGACCTTGTCGCGGTGTGGAGCTATCGCAGGGACGCGGACGTGCGCATGCTCCTGCGCCTGGTACCCGCTGTCCTGGCGGGTGTGGCGGCCGGGGCGGTCTTCCTGCGCCTGGCCACTGACAGCTCCACCCGCCGCGTCATCGGTGCCGTCCTGCTGCTCCTCATCGCCGTGACCCTGGTGCAGCGCTACCGCCAACGCGCTGCGGCGCCCCTGAGCACCCGTGGCGCCGCTGACTCAGCCAGCGCCCGCCTGGTCTACGGCACCCTGGCCGGGTTCACCACCATGGTCGCCAACGCGGGCGGACCGGTTACCTCCATGTACTTCCTGGCCTGCCGCTACCCGGTCAAGGCCTTCCTGGGAACGACGGCCTGGTTCTTCTTCGTGGTCAACCTGGTCAAGCTGCCGTTCTCCGTGTCCATCGGCCTGGTCAACCCCACAACCGTGTCCCTGGCCGCAGTCACCGCCCCCGTCGTCGTGGTCGTGGCCCTCGCGGGGCGCAGGCTTGCCGAGCGCATGGACCAGCGCGTCTTCGAGCCCCTGGTCATCACCCTGACCGTCGTGTCTGCCCTGCCGCTGCTGCTGTGA
- a CDS encoding LacI family DNA-binding transcriptional regulator encodes MTTNARVVTQSDVARAAGVSRSLVSLALSGSPKVAPDTRERIHRVAADLGYRVNVAAASLARRRSSIVGVVLPNLRNAFFERLARCLGEAASARGLTLFLTVGAERPAVLHQAIESLLGVRVLGIILVSPWLADEDLLAIAEEVPTCLVGRRSPGGRVDAVHVDEPAAARLVVNHLVARGAQTIAYIGPSTTDEASRREREQAMTQAVSRTRAAADVYECDQDAGPAVRAALADHPEPLGLVMHNDGYAIDAVPVLREASRRNSASVLLVSYDNTYLAEREEFSLTSVSQSEERMATQAVELVCERAEVTTGDTARTVVLPPTLVERASSLGRDT; translated from the coding sequence ATGACCACGAACGCACGGGTGGTGACCCAGAGCGACGTCGCCCGTGCCGCCGGGGTCTCGCGGAGTCTGGTCTCCCTGGCGCTGAGCGGCTCCCCCAAGGTCGCCCCTGATACCCGCGAGCGCATCCACCGGGTCGCCGCCGACCTCGGTTACCGCGTCAACGTCGCCGCCGCCTCCCTGGCCCGACGCCGCTCCAGCATCGTCGGGGTGGTCCTGCCCAACCTGCGCAACGCCTTCTTCGAGCGCCTGGCCCGCTGCCTGGGGGAAGCGGCCTCGGCCCGGGGCCTCACCCTGTTCCTCACGGTCGGTGCCGAGAGGCCCGCAGTGCTCCACCAGGCTATCGAGTCGCTGCTGGGTGTACGGGTCCTAGGCATCATCCTGGTCTCACCCTGGCTTGCTGACGAGGACCTGCTGGCTATTGCCGAAGAGGTCCCCACCTGCCTGGTGGGGCGCAGGAGCCCCGGCGGAAGGGTCGACGCCGTCCACGTGGACGAGCCCGCCGCCGCCCGGCTCGTCGTGAACCACCTGGTGGCACGCGGAGCGCAGACCATCGCCTACATCGGCCCCAGCACTACCGACGAGGCCTCCCGCAGGGAGCGAGAGCAGGCGATGACGCAGGCGGTCTCGCGCACCAGGGCGGCTGCTGACGTCTACGAGTGTGACCAGGACGCCGGACCGGCGGTCCGTGCCGCCCTGGCGGACCACCCAGAGCCCCTGGGACTGGTCATGCACAACGACGGCTACGCGATCGACGCGGTCCCCGTCCTGCGGGAGGCCTCCCGCCGCAACAGCGCCTCTGTCCTCCTGGTCTCCTACGACAACACCTACCTGGCTGAGCGCGAGGAGTTCTCCCTGACCAGCGTCAGCCAGTCCGAGGAGCGCATGGCCACTCAGGCCGTGGAGCTGGTCTGCGAGCGGGCTGAGGTCACCACGGGCGACACCGCGCGCACGGTGGTCCTGCCTCCCACGCTGGTGGAACGCGCCTCCTCCCTGGGGCGGGACACCTGA
- a CDS encoding sugar phosphate isomerase/epimerase family protein: MALTYGAYTACLHDRPLGAALDTLKEVGLTGAEVNAGGFIPSPHCPVDALLASQAAREDYLGIFEERGMRLSGLNTSGNPTSPLPHEGLKHAHDVRQTIELAGLLGVKEIVTMSGTPGTDPTATYPTWVVNPWNGVDMEVLDYQWSVVAPFFKEVDALARDNDVQVCLELHPRNLVFNVPTFERLVEETGATNIKVNMDPSHLFWQQMDPIAATRRLGSLVGHVHAKDTKVFPGAAYRGVLDTDFGHVPADAEGKVPTAYGYWCNAWPSDPAWRFVALGLGHDADYWAQFLAAIAEVDPQMNVNIEHEDAEYGNVEGLQISARNLLEAASRL; encoded by the coding sequence ATGGCACTCACCTACGGCGCCTACACCGCCTGCCTGCACGACCGCCCCCTGGGCGCGGCCCTCGACACCCTCAAGGAGGTTGGCCTGACCGGAGCGGAGGTCAACGCCGGAGGGTTCATCCCCTCCCCGCACTGCCCTGTCGACGCCCTCCTGGCCTCCCAGGCCGCCCGTGAGGACTACCTGGGGATCTTCGAGGAGCGGGGCATGAGGCTGTCCGGCCTCAACACCTCCGGCAACCCGACCTCACCGCTTCCTCACGAGGGTCTCAAGCACGCCCACGACGTGCGCCAGACCATCGAGCTGGCGGGACTGCTCGGGGTCAAGGAGATCGTCACCATGTCGGGCACACCCGGGACCGACCCCACGGCCACGTACCCCACCTGGGTGGTCAACCCGTGGAACGGCGTCGACATGGAGGTCCTCGACTACCAGTGGAGCGTGGTAGCCCCCTTCTTCAAGGAGGTCGACGCCCTGGCCCGCGACAACGACGTCCAGGTCTGCCTGGAGCTCCACCCACGCAACCTGGTCTTCAACGTCCCCACCTTCGAGCGGCTGGTCGAGGAGACTGGGGCCACGAACATCAAGGTCAACATGGACCCCTCCCACCTGTTCTGGCAGCAGATGGACCCCATCGCCGCCACCAGGAGGCTGGGCAGCCTCGTGGGCCACGTCCACGCCAAGGACACCAAAGTGTTCCCCGGGGCCGCCTACCGTGGCGTGCTGGACACGGACTTCGGTCACGTGCCTGCTGACGCCGAGGGCAAGGTACCCACCGCCTACGGCTACTGGTGCAACGCCTGGCCCAGCGACCCAGCCTGGCGCTTTGTCGCCCTCGGACTGGGGCACGACGCCGACTACTGGGCGCAGTTCCTGGCGGCCATCGCCGAGGTGGACCCGCAGATGAACGTCAACATCGAGCACGAGGACGCCGAGTACGGCAACGTCGAGGGCCTCCAGATCTCGGCAAGGAACCTCCTGGAGGCCGCCTCCCGGCTGTGA
- a CDS encoding Gfo/Idh/MocA family protein, translating to MSNSPLSVAVIGAGMAGTTHANAWRQVGTVFDLGLPQVHLATIADAYLPFAQDAAERYGYERAVDDWRQVAEDPNIDIVSIVVGNAAHREIAEAMIRAGKHVLCEKPLADTLDSAKAMAQAEKEAGVVTAVGFTFRRNAAVAELATLVAQGHLGEVNHFDGRYWCDYGADPATPMAWRYKGAMGTGALGDVGSHLIDTAELICGPLVSVSGAAMMTSIKERPVAKGHVTRGTALDTSDSESIVYEPVENDDVATFTAHFASGAVGTFSCSRVAWGLPNSLMVDVLGTKGRASWDLARCGEIKIDDVNSPAGLGGARRVLVNPDFPYFARGSSMAVGGVGLTQIEQFTYQAHAFLQQVAGVTDPGKGALPPCATFADGYREMLIADAVARSAEQGGAAIDVSDLG from the coding sequence ATGAGCAACAGCCCCCTCTCCGTCGCCGTCATCGGTGCCGGCATGGCCGGCACCACCCATGCCAACGCCTGGCGCCAGGTTGGCACCGTCTTCGACCTGGGCCTGCCCCAGGTCCACCTGGCCACCATCGCCGACGCCTACCTTCCCTTCGCCCAGGACGCCGCCGAGCGCTACGGCTACGAGCGTGCCGTGGACGACTGGCGCCAGGTGGCCGAGGACCCCAACATCGACATCGTGTCCATCGTGGTGGGCAACGCCGCGCACCGTGAGATAGCCGAGGCCATGATCAGGGCGGGCAAGCACGTCCTGTGCGAGAAGCCCCTGGCCGACACCCTCGACTCCGCCAAGGCCATGGCGCAAGCGGAGAAGGAAGCCGGGGTGGTCACCGCCGTCGGCTTCACCTTCCGTCGCAACGCCGCCGTCGCTGAGCTGGCCACGCTCGTCGCGCAGGGCCACCTGGGCGAGGTCAACCACTTCGACGGGCGCTACTGGTGCGACTACGGCGCGGACCCGGCCACCCCCATGGCCTGGCGCTACAAGGGCGCCATGGGCACCGGCGCCCTGGGCGACGTCGGCAGCCACCTCATCGACACCGCCGAGCTGATCTGCGGACCCCTGGTCTCCGTGTCCGGCGCTGCCATGATGACCTCCATCAAGGAGCGCCCTGTCGCCAAGGGCCACGTCACCCGCGGCACCGCCCTGGACACCTCGGACTCCGAGAGCATCGTCTACGAGCCGGTGGAGAACGACGACGTCGCCACCTTCACCGCGCACTTCGCCAGCGGGGCCGTGGGCACCTTCTCCTGCTCCCGCGTGGCCTGGGGGCTGCCCAACTCCCTTATGGTGGACGTGCTGGGCACCAAGGGACGGGCCTCCTGGGACCTGGCCCGCTGCGGTGAGATCAAGATCGACGACGTCAACTCCCCCGCTGGCCTGGGCGGCGCCCGCCGCGTGCTGGTCAACCCCGACTTCCCCTACTTCGCCCGCGGCTCCTCCATGGCCGTCGGGGGTGTGGGGCTGACCCAGATCGAGCAGTTCACCTACCAGGCCCATGCCTTCCTCCAGCAGGTCGCCGGAGTCACCGACCCCGGCAAGGGCGCCCTGCCTCCGTGCGCCACCTTCGCCGACGGTTACCGGGAGATGCTCATCGCCGACGCCGTGGCCCGCTCGGCCGAGCAGGGCGGTGCCGCGATCGACGTCTCCGACCTGGGCTGA
- a CDS encoding AAA family ATPase has protein sequence MLTRFEVSGLKNLPDVSVELGPFTCVAGPNSVGKSNLFDAIELLSLLSTHSFLEACALVRPTTQQRSNIGTLFSADVLDARRTSGPRPR, from the coding sequence ATGCTCACCCGCTTCGAGGTCTCCGGCCTCAAGAACCTTCCCGACGTCTCCGTGGAGCTGGGCCCCTTCACCTGTGTGGCAGGCCCGAACTCCGTGGGGAAGTCCAACCTGTTCGACGCCATCGAGCTGCTGTCCCTGCTGAGCACCCACTCCTTCCTTGAGGCCTGCGCCCTGGTTCGCCCCACCACGCAGCAGCGCAGCAACATCGGTACCCTTTTCTCCGCTGACGTCCTCGACGCCAGAAGGACCTCAGGCCCACGTCCGAGATGA
- a CDS encoding helix-turn-helix domain-containing protein, producing MTIAQRLERLFAQTAGPHGRPVTLQEVVHRMDQRGISTMSVSYLQQLRTGQARNPRLQHLRALADAFDVPVSYFLEGEGEPASATELTPAERTIALRVHGLSDSALASIGAIVELARKSERLDDPPEAGRHGSSSRTRDRTGRSPASAPDPGTR from the coding sequence GTGACCATCGCGCAACGGCTGGAGCGCCTGTTCGCACAGACCGCAGGCCCTCACGGTCGGCCTGTCACGCTGCAAGAGGTCGTGCACAGGATGGACCAGAGGGGGATCTCGACGATGTCCGTCAGCTACCTCCAGCAGCTGCGCACGGGTCAGGCGCGCAACCCTCGCCTACAGCACCTACGCGCCCTGGCTGACGCCTTTGACGTACCCGTGTCCTACTTTCTCGAGGGCGAGGGGGAGCCCGCCTCGGCCACCGAGCTGACTCCTGCGGAGCGCACGATCGCTCTGCGTGTCCACGGGCTGAGCGACTCCGCGCTGGCAAGCATCGGCGCGATCGTCGAGCTCGCCCGCAAGAGCGAGCGGCTCGACGACCCGCCGGAGGCAGGCAGGCACGGCAGCAGCAGCCGCACCCGGGACCGCACAGGCAGGTCACCCGCAAGCGCCCCGGACCCCGGGACACGCTAG